The proteins below come from a single Methanothermobacter sp. genomic window:
- the pdxT gene encoding pyridoxal 5'-phosphate synthase glutaminase subunit PdxT, giving the protein MIRIGILDLQGDVSEHLEMTRRAIERMDVDAEVVKVRTAEDASSVDAIIISGGESTVIGKLMEETGIKDVIIKENKAVMGTCAGMVLLARETDYEQPLLGLMDMKVKRNAFGRQKDSFEEDIEILGKRFHGIFIRAPVVLEVGEGAEVLSRLGEWIIAVKEGCNLAVAFHPELGEDTRLHEYFIKEVLNCVE; this is encoded by the coding sequence ATGATAAGGATAGGAATTCTTGATCTTCAGGGCGATGTTTCCGAGCACCTCGAGATGACCCGGAGGGCCATTGAAAGGATGGATGTTGATGCAGAGGTAGTGAAGGTGAGAACAGCGGAGGATGCATCATCTGTAGATGCAATAATAATCTCTGGCGGTGAGAGCACTGTCATAGGTAAACTCATGGAGGAGACAGGGATAAAAGACGTTATAATCAAGGAAAACAAAGCGGTCATGGGGACCTGTGCCGGGATGGTTCTTCTTGCAAGGGAAACAGACTATGAACAGCCCCTCCTGGGACTCATGGACATGAAGGTTAAGAGAAACGCCTTTGGGAGGCAGAAGGATTCCTTTGAAGAGGACATAGAGATCCTCGGAAAAAGGTTCCATGGAATATTCATAAGGGCACCGGTTGTGCTCGAGGTGGGTGAGGGGGCTGAGGTACTATCCAGACTTGGTGAATGGATCATCGCGGTTAAGGAGGGCTGCAACCTTGCAGTTGCCTTTCACCCTGAACTGGGAGAGGACACGAGACTTCACGAATACTTTATAAAGGAGGTATTGAATTGTGTGGAATAG
- a CDS encoding malate dehydrogenase, with product MKVSIIGSTGRVGRATALCLAEEEAVKTLHLISRRESLEQNIGEVLDMSDALAAKGVSVKLENSADIENVHGSRIVVITAGVPRTADMDRDDLAFQNGVIVAEYARQIARFAPDSIILVVTNPVDVMTYVALKYSGFHPSRVFGLGNHLDSLRLKNYMARHFNVHVSEVHTRVIGQHGPYMVPLISSTSIGGIPIEHYARRDYFSGYRKFDLKKTIEKVINAGSNIISRKGATEYGPAFAISNIVTTILNDERRILTVSTLMEGEIDGIRDVCLGVPVKLGKNGIEGVVPVLMDRDEREAFREAANHVRNSTMKVMEFLDEEFPL from the coding sequence TTGAAGGTAAGTATAATTGGATCAACGGGGCGTGTTGGAAGGGCAACGGCACTGTGCCTTGCAGAGGAGGAGGCTGTGAAGACACTGCACCTCATATCAAGGAGGGAGAGCCTTGAGCAGAACATTGGAGAGGTCCTTGATATGAGCGACGCCCTTGCAGCCAAGGGGGTTTCGGTTAAACTGGAGAACTCTGCTGACATCGAAAATGTTCACGGCTCAAGGATAGTTGTTATAACTGCTGGTGTCCCCAGAACCGCTGATATGGATAGGGATGACCTTGCATTTCAGAATGGGGTTATCGTTGCCGAGTATGCAAGACAGATTGCCCGTTTCGCCCCGGATTCAATTATACTTGTGGTGACAAATCCTGTTGATGTTATGACATACGTTGCGTTAAAGTATTCGGGTTTTCATCCCAGCAGGGTATTTGGCCTTGGAAACCACCTTGACTCCCTCAGGCTGAAGAATTACATGGCAAGGCATTTCAATGTCCATGTTAGCGAGGTTCACACCAGGGTTATCGGGCAACACGGCCCCTACATGGTCCCCCTCATCAGCTCCACATCAATAGGTGGTATACCAATTGAGCACTATGCAAGGAGGGACTACTTCTCTGGTTACAGGAAGTTCGACCTCAAGAAGACCATAGAGAAGGTTATCAATGCAGGTAGCAACATCATAAGCAGGAAGGGGGCCACCGAATATGGTCCGGCCTTTGCAATCTCCAACATAGTGACAACGATACTGAATGATGAGCGGAGGATACTCACGGTCTCAACCCTTATGGAGGGTGAAATTGATGGTATCAGGGACGTCTGCCTGGGTGTACCTGTGAAGCTCGGTAAGAATGGTATAGAGGGTGTTGTACCGGTTTTAATGGACAGGGATGAAAGGGAAGCCTTCAGGGAGGCTGCAAACCATGTCAGAAACTCCACAATGAAGGTTATGGAGTTTCTGGATGAAGAATTTCCACTTTAG
- a CDS encoding HEAT repeat domain-containing protein has translation MQRRENVERLIEQLREDDELMRVQVIELLCEIGEPAVEQLIEALNDDNKFVRRGAAAALGKIGDPRAIGPLIEALADENKWVRRDASTALAKMGEEAVEPLLESLSSDDWKIRGAAAWVIGNFRDERAVEPLIELLEDDSGFVRSGAARSLEQIGGERVREAMEKLAETGTGFARKVAISYLETHQEE, from the coding sequence ATGCAGAGGAGAGAAAATGTTGAGAGACTCATTGAGCAGTTAAGGGAAGACGATGAACTCATGAGGGTTCAGGTTATTGAACTCCTGTGTGAGATAGGGGAACCAGCGGTTGAACAGCTCATTGAGGCCCTCAATGATGATAACAAGTTTGTGAGGAGGGGAGCAGCAGCGGCACTTGGTAAGATTGGGGATCCCAGGGCCATAGGGCCCCTCATAGAGGCTCTGGCCGATGAGAATAAATGGGTTCGAAGGGATGCATCCACTGCCCTTGCAAAGATGGGTGAGGAGGCAGTGGAGCCCCTCCTTGAGAGCCTCTCAAGTGATGACTGGAAGATAAGGGGTGCTGCCGCATGGGTCATAGGGAACTTCCGGGATGAAAGGGCTGTTGAACCACTCATTGAGCTCCTGGAGGATGATAGTGGCTTTGTGAGAAGTGGTGCTGCAAGGTCACTAGAGCAGATAGGCGGGGAACGGGTGAGAGAAGCGATGGAGAAACTTGCAGAGACCGGCACGGGATTCGCAAGAAAGGTCGCCATCAGTTACCTTGAAACTCATCAGGAGGAGTAA